The following coding sequences are from one Natrarchaeobaculum sulfurireducens window:
- a CDS encoding ribbon-helix-helix domain-containing protein, protein MAKDTVRYPDEVVEEIDALVEDGMFESKSEFYRFSAEYVLTLIDPDHDVKTFNFDEIKTELDITEEDHAKALGTDGGTFFLDAVITVRKHGLRGNHEAAERFIDTHYDSTDQECIILEELLGTYRGEPS, encoded by the coding sequence ATGGCCAAAGATACCGTCAGGTACCCAGACGAGGTAGTCGAAGAGATCGACGCACTCGTCGAAGACGGTATGTTCGAGAGCAAATCGGAGTTCTATCGGTTCTCTGCGGAGTACGTACTCACCCTCATCGATCCAGATCACGACGTCAAGACGTTCAACTTCGACGAGATCAAGACCGAACTCGACATCACCGAGGAAGACCACGCCAAGGCCCTGGGTACCGATGGTGGCACCTTCTTCCTCGACGCCGTCATCACCGTTCGCAAACACGGTCTTCGCGGGAACCACGAGGCTGCAGAACGGTTCATCGACACCCACTACGATTCGACCGATCAGGAGTGTATTATTCTCGAAGAGTTGCTCGGGACCTACCGAGGAGAACCCAGCTAA
- a CDS encoding cob(I)yrinic acid a,c-diamide adenosyltransferase — protein sequence MSDDTPSDSTLERTPGRGRTPEAQRIEPSAPEEFGLVQIWWGDGKGKTTATFGMGLRAAGHGYRVHVLQFMKGGASSVEAVRGEYNAIEALPGMSYENLGHYGWHGMADGSDEADHEAEAQAGLERAHELLEAAADADLGAPIDLDAPPEDGMHMLIVDEVLYAADRDLISQDDVIGLIDAKPDDLELILSGSHAEPTYLEDRADLITNVRKVKHPMEDGQRARRGTEY from the coding sequence ATGAGCGACGACACGCCGTCCGACTCGACCCTCGAGCGGACCCCAGGTCGCGGTCGTACCCCCGAAGCACAGCGCATCGAACCGTCGGCACCCGAAGAGTTCGGCCTCGTCCAGATCTGGTGGGGCGACGGCAAGGGGAAGACGACTGCGACGTTCGGAATGGGACTGCGCGCGGCCGGCCACGGCTACCGCGTCCACGTCCTCCAGTTCATGAAAGGCGGTGCCTCGAGCGTCGAGGCCGTCCGTGGAGAGTACAACGCCATCGAGGCGCTGCCGGGGATGAGCTACGAGAACCTCGGCCACTACGGCTGGCACGGGATGGCCGACGGGAGCGACGAGGCCGACCACGAGGCCGAAGCCCAGGCCGGCCTCGAGCGCGCCCACGAACTGCTCGAGGCGGCGGCCGACGCCGATCTCGGCGCACCGATCGACCTCGACGCACCGCCCGAAGACGGAATGCACATGCTGATCGTAGACGAAGTGCTCTACGCCGCAGATCGCGACCTGATCAGTCAGGACGACGTCATCGGTCTTATCGACGCCAAACCCGACGATCTCGAGTTGATCCTCTCCGGCAGTCACGCGGAGCCGACGTATCTCGAGGACCGAGCCGACCTGATCACGAACGTCCGCAAGGTGAAACACCCGATGGAGGACGGCCAGCGCGCACGACGCGGGACGGAGTACTGA
- a CDS encoding bacterio-opsin activator domain-containing protein — translation MIGETSANLIGIVTDTGPSRLHDRLESETSATVRSIPCSELEAILSERSPDAVIVELDRAEAVCKCLERVRVATDAPAVVAPPTGGEPIAAAALRGGATEYAPLDRDGSIERIRQVIESDEQTATSDDEWSYHRLLTTELPDEAFLLDETGTYRDAKVRPESGDLYTVTADELTGNRLEDIFPDDVARRLQACLERAIETDRVQTIEYEAMTTEGIRQFDARVVPAEERIEGRRVVIWLARDVTERARREQRLRSRQAELETLNRINAVSRRVIETLVEVPGQNRLEQEVCERLVDSELYCGSWIAGLGPDDELRYRTGAGDAEAYLECVQTIIGEHETPAAEAARSSDVETATNVLETETLPEPLQEAARKDSVGAVVAVPIAHEAATYGILSVLSDRENAFSETERSAFELLGETMGFTIMAIKNRQLLFSDSIVELEFRIDGGDTFSFDLTESYDCTCSFEWNGTTAGGRTYQYVTIDGLGGETVLEEATAHDSVEECRLIHDGPEQCTIEMCLSESGVRILTNHGVTIRDVTVENGIGTCLVEVPQDANVRAVADALESIYENTELVARRTVDRPVRTAAERRNRILDGLTDRQLTTLRLAYYGGFFEWPRESTGEEIAEAMDVTPPTMHQHLRKGLETILREFFDTDSSRVQ, via the coding sequence ATGATTGGTGAAACGAGTGCGAACCTGATCGGTATCGTGACGGATACCGGACCGAGCCGCCTCCACGACCGACTCGAGTCGGAGACATCGGCTACGGTCCGATCGATCCCGTGCTCGGAACTCGAGGCCATCCTCTCGGAACGGTCGCCGGACGCAGTCATCGTCGAACTCGACCGTGCTGAGGCGGTTTGTAAGTGCCTCGAGCGCGTGCGGGTGGCGACGGACGCGCCCGCGGTCGTCGCACCACCGACCGGTGGCGAACCGATCGCGGCGGCGGCGCTCCGGGGCGGGGCGACCGAGTACGCGCCACTGGACCGGGACGGGTCGATCGAACGAATCCGACAGGTAATCGAGTCGGATGAACAGACAGCGACCAGTGACGACGAGTGGTCTTACCACCGGCTGCTCACGACCGAACTCCCCGACGAGGCGTTCCTCCTCGACGAAACCGGAACCTACCGCGACGCAAAAGTGCGACCGGAGTCCGGAGATCTGTACACGGTCACCGCAGACGAACTGACGGGCAATCGGTTAGAAGACATCTTTCCTGACGACGTCGCTCGTCGACTCCAGGCCTGTCTGGAACGGGCGATCGAGACGGACCGGGTACAGACGATCGAGTACGAGGCGATGACGACCGAGGGGATACGCCAGTTCGATGCCCGAGTGGTCCCCGCAGAGGAGCGAATCGAGGGCCGACGTGTCGTCATCTGGCTCGCACGGGACGTCACCGAACGGGCCAGACGAGAACAACGGCTCCGTTCCCGGCAGGCCGAACTCGAGACGCTCAACCGTATCAACGCGGTTAGCCGACGGGTGATCGAGACGCTGGTAGAGGTACCCGGACAGAACCGCCTCGAGCAGGAAGTGTGTGAGCGACTCGTCGACTCGGAGCTGTACTGTGGCTCCTGGATCGCCGGACTCGGGCCGGACGACGAACTGCGCTATCGAACCGGTGCCGGCGACGCCGAGGCTTACCTCGAGTGCGTCCAAACCATCATTGGCGAACACGAGACGCCGGCCGCCGAGGCGGCTCGCTCCAGCGATGTCGAGACGGCGACGAACGTCCTCGAGACGGAAACGCTTCCGGAGCCGCTGCAGGAAGCTGCCCGCAAGGACAGCGTTGGGGCCGTTGTCGCCGTCCCCATCGCGCACGAAGCCGCGACGTACGGTATCCTCTCCGTTCTCTCGGATCGTGAGAACGCGTTCAGCGAAACGGAACGGTCGGCGTTCGAACTGCTGGGCGAGACGATGGGGTTTACGATCATGGCGATCAAGAACCGCCAGCTTCTGTTTTCTGACTCGATCGTCGAACTCGAGTTCCGGATCGACGGTGGCGACACGTTCTCGTTCGATCTCACCGAGAGCTACGACTGCACCTGCTCGTTCGAGTGGAACGGTACGACTGCCGGTGGGCGAACCTACCAGTACGTGACGATCGATGGGCTCGGCGGCGAGACGGTTCTCGAGGAGGCGACCGCACACGACTCCGTCGAGGAGTGTCGGCTCATCCACGACGGTCCCGAGCAGTGTACGATCGAGATGTGCCTGTCCGAGTCCGGCGTTCGCATCCTCACCAATCACGGGGTCACGATCCGTGACGTCACCGTCGAGAACGGCATCGGTACCTGCCTCGTCGAAGTGCCACAGGACGCAAACGTTCGAGCGGTCGCAGACGCCCTCGAAAGCATCTACGAGAACACGGAACTCGTGGCTCGACGAACGGTCGACCGCCCGGTCCGGACGGCAGCCGAACGCCGGAACCGGATCCTCGACGGGCTCACGGATCGACAACTCACGACGCTGCGGCTCGCGTACTATGGTGGGTTCTTCGAGTGGCCTCGCGAGAGCACCGGCGAGGAGATCGCCGAGGCCATGGACGTCACCCCGCCGACGATGCACCAGCACTTGCGGAAGGGGCTCGAGACGATTCTTCGCGAATTTTTCGATACCGACAGCAGTCGAGTCCAGTGA
- a CDS encoding helix-turn-helix domain-containing protein, with product MSLEFSSAGEGPDIETVVGALDDDGCRKIVAVLEEPKTVDEVAEVTGLPLSTTYRKLDQLTDASLVNETVGVRQGSHRKARYIADVERITIDLNDERRFRVRIERAKSRAMSIWAKTSQEL from the coding sequence ATGTCCCTCGAGTTCTCGTCGGCAGGAGAAGGGCCGGACATCGAGACGGTCGTCGGCGCCCTGGACGACGACGGCTGCCGGAAGATCGTCGCGGTGCTCGAGGAACCGAAGACCGTCGACGAGGTCGCCGAGGTGACCGGGCTCCCCCTGTCGACGACATATCGAAAGCTCGATCAGTTGACTGACGCCTCGCTGGTCAACGAGACCGTCGGCGTCCGTCAGGGGAGCCATCGGAAAGCCCGCTACATCGCCGACGTCGAACGGATTACGATCGATCTGAACGACGAGCGGCGGTTTCGGGTTCGGATCGAACGCGCGAAGAGTCGCGCGATGAGTATCTGGGCAAAGACGAGCCAGGAGTTATAG
- a CDS encoding cobyric acid synthase — protein sequence MTRTLLVAGTASHVGKSTIAAGLCRLLADRGVSVAPFKAQNMSNNARVVLRPDADLDDTAHEAEPGGGDRWGEIGVSQFVQARAARMTPTTDCNPVLLKPRGDGESQLVLGGRAVDHFTAGTYYESHWKRARTAAKDSFDRLAADHDVVVAEGAGSIGEINLHDRDLANVETAQFADADVLLLVDIERGGAFASLYGTIELVPDDLRDRIVGALITKFRGDPSLLEPGIEEIESRTGVPILGVVPYADPGLPEEDSVGLPGAEERGVHGGDDGVPDDRRLRIGVPRLPRISNATDLEALASEPGVSVIYLPVDPDSPVDERALADVDAVVLPGTKNTVDDLLALRAAGFADALYAFDGPVVGLCGGYQLLGERITNAALEGTGTDDVVEGLGLLPVETRFEPDKRLEQTTVSIDGSATPILEGATGTASGYEIHAGRTRPLSDADVRQPLGDSSAACGRVLGTYLHGLFDNDSVRGAFLDSVAATAGVDRPRPSEFSGTDNDSASGSASLVGATPYDRAATLVRAHVDLESLGEPFV from the coding sequence ATGACTCGGACCCTTCTCGTCGCCGGAACCGCGAGTCACGTCGGTAAATCGACCATCGCCGCGGGGCTCTGTCGGCTGCTCGCAGACCGTGGCGTCTCAGTCGCCCCGTTTAAGGCCCAGAACATGAGCAACAACGCGCGCGTTGTTCTCCGGCCTGACGCCGACCTCGACGACACAGCACACGAGGCAGAGCCGGGCGGCGGTGACCGCTGGGGCGAGATCGGCGTCTCGCAGTTCGTCCAGGCTCGAGCGGCCCGCATGACGCCGACGACTGACTGTAACCCCGTATTGCTCAAGCCCCGTGGCGACGGCGAGAGCCAACTCGTCTTGGGTGGCCGTGCCGTCGATCATTTCACCGCGGGAACCTATTACGAGTCTCACTGGAAGCGAGCGCGTACGGCCGCCAAAGATTCGTTCGACCGGCTCGCAGCCGACCACGACGTCGTCGTCGCCGAAGGCGCGGGGAGCATCGGTGAGATCAACCTCCACGATCGGGATCTGGCGAACGTCGAGACGGCTCAGTTTGCCGACGCCGACGTCCTCCTGCTCGTCGACATCGAGCGCGGCGGCGCGTTCGCGAGCCTCTACGGAACGATCGAACTCGTTCCCGACGACCTGCGCGACCGGATCGTCGGCGCGCTCATCACCAAGTTCCGCGGCGATCCGTCACTGCTCGAGCCAGGCATCGAGGAGATCGAATCCCGGACGGGTGTTCCGATTCTCGGTGTAGTTCCGTACGCCGACCCCGGATTGCCCGAAGAGGACAGCGTCGGGCTCCCAGGGGCGGAAGAACGCGGCGTCCACGGCGGTGACGACGGCGTCCCCGACGACCGTCGACTGCGGATTGGCGTTCCTCGTCTCCCCCGAATCTCGAACGCCACCGATCTCGAGGCGCTGGCGAGCGAACCCGGCGTCTCGGTGATCTATCTCCCGGTCGATCCCGACTCGCCAGTGGACGAACGCGCGCTCGCGGACGTCGACGCCGTCGTGCTTCCGGGGACGAAGAACACGGTCGACGACCTGTTGGCGCTCCGGGCGGCCGGCTTCGCCGACGCACTCTACGCGTTCGACGGCCCCGTGGTCGGCCTCTGTGGCGGCTACCAGCTCCTCGGCGAACGGATCACCAACGCCGCACTCGAGGGGACGGGCACCGACGACGTCGTCGAGGGACTCGGCCTGCTCCCGGTCGAAACGCGGTTCGAACCCGACAAGCGACTCGAGCAGACCACAGTGTCGATAGACGGGAGCGCGACGCCGATTCTCGAGGGGGCGACTGGGACTGCTTCAGGCTACGAGATCCACGCTGGCCGGACCCGACCGCTGTCCGATGCCGACGTTCGTCAGCCGCTCGGCGACTCGAGCGCTGCCTGCGGCCGGGTGCTTGGAACCTACCTCCACGGTCTGTTCGACAACGACTCCGTCCGCGGGGCGTTTCTCGACAGCGTCGCAGCGACAGCGGGCGTCGACCGACCGCGTCCGAGTGAGTTCTCCGGCACCGACAATGACTCTGCATCGGGTTCGGCGTCTCTCGTCGGCGCAACGCCGTACGACCGCGCCGCAACGCTGGTCCGAGCGCACGTCGACCTCGAGAGTCTCGGCGAGCCGTTCGTCTGA
- a CDS encoding ABC transporter ATP-binding protein, whose product MAAIRVDGLCKSYGAVRAVDGMDLTVDRGELFGFLGPNGAGKTTTIRALTGQVRPDSGTIRVLETDPTVDPLETRRRVGILPERGSPPSFLTPSEYLAFVGRIRDLEPDVVADRTERWADRLGFRSKLETLHTDLSRGQQQKVMIAQAFIHEPDVVLIDEPLANLDPLVQEQVKRFLLAYAADDNAIFVSTHNIDVAEAICSRVGIVADGRLVAERVPEADDEPLLETFLEYVGDADPRDVPARDRLDQ is encoded by the coding sequence ATGGCCGCGATTCGAGTCGACGGGCTGTGTAAATCGTACGGAGCCGTTCGCGCGGTCGACGGGATGGACCTCACCGTCGACCGCGGAGAGCTGTTCGGGTTTCTTGGCCCCAACGGCGCCGGGAAAACGACCACGATCCGGGCGCTGACCGGACAGGTACGCCCCGACTCGGGAACGATTCGTGTCCTCGAGACCGATCCCACCGTCGACCCGCTCGAGACGCGCCGACGGGTTGGCATCCTTCCCGAGCGGGGATCGCCGCCGAGTTTCCTCACGCCGAGTGAGTACCTCGCGTTCGTCGGCCGGATTCGCGACCTCGAGCCGGACGTCGTCGCCGACCGAACCGAACGCTGGGCCGACCGTCTCGGCTTTCGGAGTAAACTCGAGACGCTGCATACGGACCTCTCGCGGGGCCAACAGCAGAAAGTGATGATCGCCCAGGCGTTCATCCACGAACCCGACGTCGTGTTGATCGACGAACCGCTCGCGAATCTCGATCCGCTCGTGCAAGAACAGGTCAAGCGGTTCCTCCTCGCGTACGCGGCCGACGACAACGCCATCTTCGTCTCGACGCACAACATCGACGTCGCCGAGGCGATCTGTAGCCGCGTCGGAATCGTCGCCGACGGCCGGCTCGTCGCCGAGCGCGTGCCAGAGGCGGACGACGAACCGCTGTTGGAAACGTTCCTCGAGTACGTCGGTGATGCCGACCCTCGAGATGTCCCCGCTCGAGACCGACTCGACCAATGA
- a CDS encoding guanosine monophosphate reductase, whose translation MKNLRTGLSYGDVLLVPQRSPVDSRRDVDLSTTLTPGIDLETPLVSAAMDTVTEADLATALGNAGGIGVIHRFLTVDEQASEVAKVADAGVPVAAAVGINESYVDRAGAVLEAGADAVVVDVAHGHLERTLEATETLRSTYPDADLVVGNVATPAGVEDLAEAGADCVKVGVGPGSHCTTRKVAGAGVPQLTAIDDCADVARDLGITIIADGGIRTSGDAVKALMAGADAVMLGSLFAGTEEAPSEVVEIDGVRYKRSRGMATTAAAEDRSDKDEAVRADEGVEGLTPYKGPAATVATEFCAGIKSGLSYCGGLTISDARANAEFVRVAPSAREREGSHTDNEWETISVDSVDYAAAGDDD comes from the coding sequence ATGAAGAATCTCAGGACGGGACTGAGCTACGGAGACGTACTGCTCGTTCCGCAGCGGTCGCCTGTCGACAGCCGACGGGACGTCGACCTTTCGACGACGCTGACGCCAGGAATCGACCTCGAGACGCCACTCGTTTCGGCGGCGATGGACACCGTGACGGAAGCCGACCTCGCAACCGCGCTGGGGAACGCCGGTGGCATCGGCGTGATCCACCGGTTTCTCACGGTCGACGAACAGGCAAGCGAGGTAGCAAAGGTAGCCGACGCCGGCGTCCCGGTCGCCGCCGCCGTCGGGATCAACGAGAGCTACGTCGACCGTGCCGGGGCCGTCCTCGAGGCCGGAGCCGACGCCGTCGTCGTCGACGTCGCCCACGGCCACCTAGAGCGTACCCTCGAGGCCACCGAAACGCTTCGGTCGACGTATCCGGACGCCGACCTCGTCGTTGGGAACGTCGCGACGCCAGCGGGCGTCGAGGACCTCGCCGAGGCCGGCGCAGACTGCGTAAAAGTCGGGGTTGGACCGGGTTCACACTGTACCACCCGGAAGGTCGCCGGCGCGGGCGTCCCGCAGCTGACCGCCATCGACGACTGCGCCGACGTCGCTCGAGACCTCGGCATCACGATCATCGCCGACGGAGGCATCCGGACCTCCGGCGACGCCGTGAAGGCGCTGATGGCCGGCGCCGACGCGGTCATGCTCGGCAGTCTCTTCGCCGGCACCGAGGAGGCGCCGAGTGAGGTCGTCGAGATCGACGGCGTTCGGTACAAGCGCTCGCGCGGAATGGCGACGACCGCCGCCGCTGAGGACCGGTCGGACAAAGACGAAGCCGTCCGCGCGGACGAGGGCGTCGAGGGACTGACACCCTACAAGGGCCCCGCTGCCACCGTCGCAACGGAGTTCTGTGCAGGCATCAAATCCGGGCTCTCCTACTGCGGCGGGCTCACGATCTCCGATGCTCGAGCGAACGCCGAGTTCGTCCGCGTCGCTCCGAGCGCGAGAGAACGTGAGGGATCACACACGGACAACGAGTGGGAGACGATCAGCGTCGACAGCGTCGACTACGCTGCCGCGGGCGACGACGACTGA
- a CDS encoding FAD-dependent oxidoreductase, with protein sequence MTEPFVVVGGDAAGMSAASKAKRDDPDLEVVVFEKGEWVSYGACGLPYYVKGEIQSLEALVSVTPEEFREERDIDLRTGHEVVAIDPDGQTVTAEPLDGGEPIVQSYDHLLLATGAEAVVPSIDGTDREGVYTLGSMSDGKELREYVARARTRESFQQPDRGPACRYLEDCVGPVAVVGGGYVGLEMAEALAANGFEVNVFQRGDRLLNGFSEATSEAVADHLREEDVLVHLGTDVLELTGDDAVEAVVTDEGRIDVEMVLLGTGVRPRTALAEAAGIDLGETGAIATDAYCETNVPDVYAAGDCAEAAHTVTGDPVYVPLALTANRHGRAVGQTVAGTPTEGGSVAGTAAIKVFDVEAARTGILDHEEATAAGFDPVTKTIDANSRAGYYPEGGTVTVTLTADRQTGRVLGGSLVSEYGEGAVHRSHAIVGALEEEATVFDLEDYDLAYAPPFNTTWDPVLVAAKVLSGTLR encoded by the coding sequence ATGACGGAACCCTTCGTCGTCGTCGGCGGTGACGCGGCGGGTATGTCTGCGGCGAGTAAGGCCAAACGCGACGACCCGGACCTCGAGGTCGTCGTCTTCGAGAAAGGGGAGTGGGTCTCCTACGGTGCCTGCGGACTCCCTTACTACGTGAAAGGGGAGATCCAATCGCTCGAGGCGCTCGTCTCGGTGACGCCCGAGGAGTTCCGAGAGGAACGGGACATCGACCTGCGGACGGGCCACGAGGTCGTCGCGATCGATCCCGACGGGCAAACGGTGACCGCCGAACCGCTCGACGGCGGTGAGCCGATTGTCCAGTCCTACGACCACCTGCTACTCGCGACCGGTGCCGAGGCGGTGGTCCCGTCGATCGATGGCACCGACCGCGAGGGCGTCTACACCCTCGGCTCGATGAGCGACGGAAAGGAACTGCGCGAGTACGTCGCGAGAGCCCGCACTCGGGAGTCGTTTCAGCAGCCCGACCGCGGCCCGGCGTGTCGCTATCTCGAGGACTGTGTTGGCCCGGTGGCCGTCGTCGGCGGCGGTTACGTCGGCCTCGAGATGGCGGAGGCGCTCGCTGCGAACGGCTTCGAGGTGAACGTGTTCCAGCGTGGCGACCGGCTGTTGAACGGGTTCAGTGAGGCGACGAGTGAGGCAGTCGCCGACCACCTCCGTGAGGAGGACGTGCTCGTTCACCTCGGAACCGACGTACTCGAACTCACAGGAGACGACGCCGTCGAGGCAGTCGTCACCGACGAGGGCCGGATCGACGTCGAGATGGTGTTGCTCGGCACCGGCGTCCGGCCGCGGACGGCGCTCGCCGAGGCCGCCGGGATCGATCTCGGGGAGACGGGCGCGATTGCGACAGACGCGTACTGCGAGACGAACGTCCCCGACGTCTACGCCGCGGGCGACTGTGCGGAGGCAGCCCACACGGTCACGGGTGACCCAGTCTACGTCCCGTTGGCGCTAACGGCGAACCGCCACGGTCGGGCCGTCGGGCAAACCGTCGCCGGAACCCCGACGGAAGGCGGCAGCGTCGCGGGTACGGCGGCGATCAAGGTGTTCGACGTCGAAGCGGCTCGAACCGGGATACTCGACCACGAGGAGGCGACCGCCGCCGGATTCGACCCGGTAACGAAGACGATCGACGCGAACTCCCGCGCCGGCTACTACCCGGAGGGCGGCACCGTCACCGTTACGCTAACCGCCGACCGTCAGACCGGCCGCGTCCTCGGTGGGAGCCTCGTCAGCGAGTACGGCGAGGGCGCAGTCCATCGGAGCCACGCGATCGTCGGGGCCCTCGAGGAGGAAGCCACCGTCTTCGACCTCGAGGACTACGACCTGGCCTACGCACCGCCGTTCAACACGACGTGGGATCCGGTACTCGTCGCGGCGAAAGTCCTCTCGGGAACCCTTCGGTAA
- a CDS encoding MTH865 family protein, with protein sequence MADADEIRDQMIEAFEGADYPISSPMDLVPALPDGPGTKFESGEFTMTAMELNTKTSGGDFPYDDVEPLVDDIIGDLKDQGEL encoded by the coding sequence ATGGCAGACGCAGACGAAATCCGTGACCAGATGATCGAGGCGTTCGAGGGTGCTGACTATCCAATTTCGAGTCCAATGGACCTCGTGCCGGCACTTCCAGACGGCCCAGGGACCAAATTCGAGTCTGGTGAGTTCACCATGACTGCGATGGAACTGAACACGAAGACATCGGGTGGTGATTTCCCGTACGATGACGTCGAACCACTCGTCGACGACATCATCGGCGACCTCAAAGACCAGGGCGAATTGTAA